In Methanofervidicoccus sp. A16, the sequence TGATGAAGGTATTGAGAAGTGGGCCCAACGCCTAGGTTTAAGGTTTGTTAAGGCAAAGGATTTCCCATTCATTTTAAAGGAGTACTTATCAGTTTGTAAAAAATAAGAGGGGTGTAAAGTAGAATCATTTTTAAATATTAACGTGAAATAATTTCTATTTTCCCATAGTTTCAGAAATTATTATAAAATTCCATCTTAAATGGATGTTATTCTCTTTACTATCATAGTAGCATAACAGCCCTTCTTCAGTTGAAACTCCACGGTGATCTTATATCTACCTTTATTTAATTCATCCTCTAAAAATTCTCCGTATCTTATCTCCTCAGGGATGGAGAGTATCCTTCTTTCAGTATAGGAGGGTTTTGAGAGATCTAGAAGTCTGTTGAAGTCCTCTATTCTTAATCCCTCTTTCTTTAAAATATCCTCTATGATCTTCCAGTACTCCTCCTTAACATCCTTTGTGTCTAGATCATGGGTTATAGTGGGAAAGGTTTCATCTTTCAAAGTATTAAGAACGTCCTCTTCTATATCTTTATAGAATAAAAAGGTTCCACAGTTATAATCCATGTATGTTCTATCCTCTTTAGGAATATATTTCTTTAAAAGACTCTTTACAGATTCATTCCAGAGATAACTCTGATAAGCAGAGACGAACAACTTCTTCAACCTAATATCTACGTACTTAAAGGCTTCCTTGAATCTCTCTTCCTCTCCTCCACCTTCAAGATACCTAATTATGTTGTGAAACATTCGATCCCTTATTCCTCTATCCTCCATATACCTGATAATAGACCTCCAATCCCCCCAATGACTCCTTATGTATCTTTTTAGATCTTTTATCAACTTGTTTTCACTCTTTTTATACCTCGTTAGTATTATCTTAAGAGCCTCTTCGTAGTTCCCCATCATATACTCCTTGGCTATGAATTCCCCGCTTCTATATACACTTCCAAATCTCTGAGTGTCATAATAGTTAGGTACTCCCAAATGTAGTTTTTTCAGATTCTCCCCTATATCGGGAAGGTATTCTTTTTTGAGATATCTGATGGTAATCTTAAATTTATTTCCTGCCAACTGTCCTAACTTTAGAGAATTTCCTACTTTCCTTAGATATTTCAACTCCAGATTCTTCTCCCTTAGAGATAACACTCCATATTTTGCAGGGATGGTAATATGTTGGATTGTAATAGCGTGTCTATCCTTTAAACCACAGTAACCTATCTCCTTTAGAGGAATCTTGAATTTTTTGGATATATAGGACAACGTCCTTAAATTTTCCATATTTATCTTTTTTAATAAATAGAGATTAAAGGCATCTCCCTCATCAAGGGCATTCTCGTCTAGTATCTCCTCCACAATAAAATCCTCTGGAAGTTGTCTGATTTTCACCTTCATATTTTCTACCAGAAAGTTTTATATTTTTTTAGAATTATTCTATTTTACAGAATACAGTCTGAATACTTACACAGATAGTTTCCAATTGACAGAAGTTCGATCTTGTGTTTGGAGTAGGTCCAAGGTACTTTTAAAGAAGAAAGGTTTAGAGATTCATCATATATTTCTTTCAGTACTTAGAACAGGCTCGAGTAAGTAAAAATGTTAACAATCGTTGAATTTAATTTCCATATTCTTGATTTTCTATTTATTATGAAAAATCTTTTTTGATGGAAACTAAAACATTAGGGTTTTGATATAAAAATATTTTTTGTCTAAGATAATAATTAATAGGGAGGCAAATAAACATACAAAGGTTCAAAAGATATATGATAACTATAAATAAAATTAAAAGAAAAAAAAAATCTTCTAAGTGTATAGCCCTTAAATAGGATTCCCTTAATAGATAAGTATTATTTTGTAATAAATTAATAATATAATTCCTATCGCTTTTGATAAAATGAAATTTTTTATAGTGATTATTATTTTTATTTTAAATTTTTTATAAAATATTTTTCAATGTGGGAAAATGGGAAATATACTATTTTCAGAGTGGACGAGAAGTTACAGAAAGTTAAATGATCTAAATCAATTGAAGGAGGATATTATAAATAACTTCCAGGAGTGGGGAGTGATAGATAAAAAGATAGTGTGTATGCTAAGTGGAGGTAAGGACAGTGCTACAGCCTTGGCGTTAGCCAAAGATCTAGGGCTCAATATATCCCTTGCTATCCATTTCACCCATAGATGGAGTTGGCAACTCTCCAAGGAGGAGGCTAAGAGAATAGCAGATAGGTTTGATGTACCTATAATGTTCTACGATATTACCAAAGATCTGAAGAAGAGGACAAAGGGGGCAAAGGGGAGGAGTATATGCAGGATATGTAAGAATATAATGAAGAGTAGAACTATAAAGATAGCAAAGGAGGAAGGGGCTGAGGTGATAATGACGGGGGATACCTCTGTGGAGAAGATATCAGGCCCTATTATGCAGTATCTAAAGGAGAAATACGGGGAGGTAAGATTTGAAAAGATGGAGTTAACTCCAGTACCTAAGAAGTACAACTTTCTATTCTTCAGGCCACTTATAAGATGTGGATATGAAGATATACTGAAACTTGTAGAGTACTATAATATAGACGTTAGGAGGGTGTACGAGGCTGGAGATAGATGGGGTTTCTGGCGGGAGGGGTGTCCATTGCAGTACTGTGATAACGAGGCACTGATAACAGAGGAACTTTTAGATAAATTATATATATACAATGAGAGGATTACAAAGGTAGCCAGGGAGGACGGTAGATTTAGGGCATCTATAAGACTTCCCTCTAAGGAAATTATAGTTGTACCTGTTAAGGACGATGTAGATGATAGGGAGAAGGAGGAGTTTATAAAGAAACTGGGAGAGATCTTAGAAAAGTTGTGATGGTGTTAGATCATGATACCTATTATATACAAGGAGATGTGTCCCAACTGTTTTGGTGAGATCTACAGTAGTAGGTTGGAGTTAGGAGTGTGTGAGAGGTGTTTAGAGGAGGAGGGAGAGTATTCTAAGTTGGATCTCTGTAGAAAGTTGAGAAATAATAAGAATTTAGATAAATTAAAGGATTACTGTAGAATTTGGAATGAATTTAAGGAGTTTGAAAAGTTTTGTAAAAATTTAGGCTATGAACTCCTCAGTATTCAGAAGATGTGGGCTAAGAGGGTTTTGAAGAATAAGAGTTTCTCCATAGTTGCCCCAACTGGGGTAGGTAAGAGTTTCTTTGGAGTGTTGATGAGTCTCTATCTGGCAAGTAAGGGGAAGAGATGCTATATAATCCTACCTACAACTCTCTTAGTTAAACAGACGTACGAGAGGGCAGTGTCCCTTATGGGAGATAGAGTTGGTGTAGTGTGTTATCACTCAGAGTTAAGTGAGAGGGAGAAAAGGGAGGTTAAGGAGAGGATAGAGGGGGGGGACTTTCAGGTGTTGATTACAACATCTAACTATCTAACTAGGAACATGCCCAGTACAACCTTTGACTTTATATTTGTAGATGACGTAGATGCACTTTTAAAATCCTCCAAGAACATAGATAGGACTTTACTACTTCTAGGCTTTAATAAAGAGTTGATAGATGAGGCTTACAGGATAATACTACTGATGAAGAGGAAGAACTTCGATAAGGGGTTGGAACTTAGGGAGAACTTAAAGAAGAAGATAGAGAACATTAAACATGGCTGTATAGTTATAGCATCTGCAACTGGGAAGAGTTATGGAGATAGGGTGAAGTTGTACAGGGAGTTGTTGGACTTTGAAGTTGGATACGGTATAAACAAGTTGAGGGATGTTGTTGATATCTACGACGAGATAGATAGGGATAAGGTTTTGGAGTACGTTAAAACGTTAGGCTCTGGTGGTTTGATATTCATATCCCAGGATTACAGTTTAGAGATAGCAGAGGAAATTGAGAATCTTTTAAAGGAGAACAACATAAAGGCTAAGGTTATCCATTCGAAGGATAAGGAGGGCTTTGAGGACTTTAAAGAGGGCAAGTTAGATGTACTTATAGGGATGGCATCCTACTACGGGGTTCTAGTTAGGGGACTCGATATACCAGAGAGGGTAAGGTACGCCATATTCTACGGTATTCCAAAGATGAAGTTTAAACTTAGGGAGTACTTGGAGAAGGTAAGGGAGAGTAAAAAGATAGAGGTAGATATAGAGGGGAGATCCCTAGAGGAGATCGAAGAGATCTTAGAAAAAGATTTAAAGTTAAAGAACTTCTCCCTAAGGGTTGAAGGGGATGAGATATACCTCCTTATACCAGATATAAAAACCTACATACAGGCCTCAGGTAGAACCTCCAGGATGACAGAGTTCGGTTTAACAAAGGGTGCCTCTATACTACTTGTAGATGACTGGAAGTTATTTGAAAGTGTTAAAAAGTATATGTTGTTCAACTACGAGAGTGAATTTAAAGATGTTAAGGAGGTTAATTTTGAGGAGTTAATAAGGAAAATCGATGAGGATAGGGAGAAAATTAAGGTGGGTAAGAGGAGAGGTAAGGTACCTGATATAATGAAGTCCATCCTTATGGTTGTAGAGAGTCCAAACAAGGCGAGGACGATAGCAAGTTTCTTTGGAAGGCCCTCGAGGAGAAAGATCAACGGCGTAAATATCTACGAGGTTTGTATGGGGGACATAAACCTAATAATAACTGCCAGTGGTGGCCATATCTTCGATTTAGTTACAAAGGAGGGGTACTACGGTGTAAAGATAGAGGATAATATCTATATCCCTATCTATATGGCAATAAGGAAGATAAATGGGGAGCAGATAACTGATCAGAAAGATATAGAGGAAATAATAAGGGGGTTAATGGAGAAGGGGGAGAAGATCAACGTAATAAACTGTAAGGAGAATATAGAGACGATAAGGGAGATCGCAGATGAGGTAGATGGGGTGTTTATAGCGACAGATATAGATACAGAGGGGGAGAAGATAGGCTACGATATAGCCCTGAATATACTACCATTTAACAAAAACATCTACAGGATAGGGTTCAACGAGATAACCAGGAGGGCAATTTTAAGATCTGTAGATGCCTACAGGAGAGGTGAGGAGTTAAAGTTAGATGAGAACAAGGTTAGGAGTCAGTTAGTTAGGAGGATAGAGGATAGATGGATAGGGTTTAAACTCAGTCAGAAGTTGTGGGATGTTTTCAACAAGAATTACCTCTCTGCAGGTAGGGTGCAGACGCCAGTTTTAGGTTGGATAATAGAGAGGTACGAGGAACATAAGAAGAAGGTACCTTATCTCTCCCTAAGGTTGGAGTACGATATATACGTTGGAAAGGTATGGGAGGGGGAATTTAGGGGAGATGAGGTAGAGGTTGAGGTAGATCTCTATAAAAAAGATATCCCTCCACTACCACCATTTACCACAGATACCCTGTTGGAGGAGGCCACAAAGAAATTTTATCTAAGTACAGAGGAGGTTATGAGAATAGCCCAGGATCTCTTCGAACTTGGATTAACCACCTACCACAGAACCTCCTCCACAAGGGTATCCTTAGATGGTATGAGGGTTGCAAGGGAGTACTTGAAGTTGTCCAACTTGGAGGATTACCTTAAGAACAGGGAGTTTTACATGGAGGGGCCACATGAGTGTATAAGGCCTACGAAACCGATGGATACTGGAGAACTTATAGAGTTTATAAAGGAGAACAACATAACCCTAAGTAAGAACCATATAAAGGTGTACGACTTAATATTTAGAAGGTTTATTGCGTCCCAGATGAAGGAAACTACAGTACTCTACCAGGAGTTGTATATAAAAGATATAGATGAGAAGATAGAGGGTTATGTAGATGTGGAGTTTGACGGTTGGAGTAGGATATACAACCTGAAGTTAAGGAAACTTCCAAAGATAGAGAAGGATAAGTTAAAGGTTTTAGAGTACAGTATAAGGAAGGTAAATAAGGTGCCACTTTACGATGAGGGGGAGGTTGTAAAACTTATGAAGGAGAGAGGTATAGGAAGGCCCTCCACCTACGCCCAGATAATAAAGAAGTTGTTAGATAGAGGGTATGTAATAAAGAGTAAGAATAAAGGTAAGTTGATACCTACGAAGTTGGGAATAGAGGTTTATAACTATCTCATTACTCACTATCCACAACTTATATCTGAGGAGAAAACTAGGGAACTTGAGGAAGTTATGGATAAGATAGAGAGGGGGGAGATGGATTATATAGAGGTACTACATTCTTTAAAGTCTGTATGTGATAGGATATAAAGTATTTTACTCCAACTAAAAAATTATTATTTCATCAAAGTATTAACACGTACAACTCTTATTAGTAAAAAAGAATAAAATATTTTTAAGAAAAAGATTAATGGGATTTATCCAATCTCCTTTTAATGTTCAAAAAATATTTTTAGTGGATAAACTGTTATATCCAATTCATTTTTTTGAATAAACTCTTAAATAATTATTAGGATTTTTATTTTTTTATGATCATTCTTATAGTATATTTTGACATAAAACTCTAAGATCTAATTCTCACTAAAATCTTGATAAAAAATATAATTATAAAAATTTATAAAAAATAAAAATTATTAAATTACCTAAAAAAGAATTCTGTAAATAGAAGTTATCACTTTACTCCTCCAGTATACACAATGGTTCAAGAGATAATAACTGATTTTTTACTTTATAAAAAATATTAGATAAAAATAAAAATAATATTTATTATTTTTATCACGAATATCTAAAATACTAAAAAAAATACTTACTGTTAATACCTTCCTGAAAGAGAGTAATCCTAATCAATTAGAGAGTTTTGCTTTTATATAAATATCTCTAATGACATTCTTCCTTAAAGAAAAATTTATCCCCTCTCTATAAAACCACATCCACATCTCCTTCCTCTTCCAGGACCTAATCCTCTACCTCCTCCGTCTATCCTGTGAATATAGTTAGAAGGAGCGCCACAGTGTGGGCAGGTTTCAGGTTTTGGAGTACCATAGGGTACCTCAATTATACTTTGACAGTTGCTACATAGAAATTTTTTCATTTCCATTTTATCCCAAGTATTCTTTCTTCTTTTTGATATTTCTTAATTTTTCCTCTAATATTTTTAACTCTTCTTTTAAATATTTAATTCTTTCCTCTAGGTATTTCTCTATGTCTTCTTCTGATACATCTCTAGAGAATAGATCCCAGGCGTGAATTAATCTTCCCATTTCATCTATATAGAATGCATGAGGACCAGATCCACATCTACAGGGACCTACATATCTAAATCTACTAAATGCTCCTGGAGTTAAGACATGTCTGCATATTCCTCTGAAAAATCTTCTTCCAAACATTATTATCACCATATTTCTTTTTTCTAATAATACACATATGTGTAATAATATATATATTTTTCGGTTTACATTTATTAAAATTGATTATTTAATATCCTAAAGGGATATAGATTTTCTGTATATAATCAACATATTGTCTGATGGGCTCCTCCGATAGATATCCTCTAAATTCTCCAAATACTCCCCATTTATATATTCTCTTAACTCCCTTCCCAGAGGACCTACAAGTATAAACTTAAAATAATTTCTATAATTACTTAGTATATTTCCTAATTTTTTAGTATCTATCTCCTCACAGGTGCATCCAAAATCTCCACCTATTACAACAACCCCTTCATTGAAGATACTTTTAAAATCTCTTATTGCATAATCTATAGATCTTACATCAAGCCCCGGATTTATGTTTTCAATAACGATGGGATTGTGGGATCTTATATTCATTCTACTCCTGATTTTGAAAGAGTAAATCCTATCAAGGATATCTTCCATGTCTAAAAAGTTTTTACAGATCTCAATGGCAAAGAGGGAGTTCTCTACGTAGTGAACCCCAAATACATCTCTGTTAAATTCTACAATTTTATCTTTATATCTGTATTTCAGAGGGTACTTGGAGAGTATCTTCGCATCTTTCTTATCTATCTCAACTACATTGCCTTCTATTCTCCTTCCTACCTTACTGAAGTACTCCTCAACAACCTCTCTGTTTATATATACCCTCTCACCTAATTTCATACTGGACATTTTTGCAAAAAGGGCATCCCTTAAACCTCTCCCTATAGGATAGTTTTCCAGGACGTTTATAAGAGCCCCGTATCTACAGGATGTTATACCCAAAGATACCTCAAATATAAAGAGATCGTAGTTATCCAAGATATCATTCTCATACAATTTATCTATACTCTTCAACACTGACACTGGTGTAATAGAGCCTCTATTACTGTTGTTTATAAAAATTTCATATTCTTTACTTAGTATGTGGGAGATAAGTTCCGTTGTAGTAGTTTTTCCCTTAACTCCCGTTATCTCTATAAATTTCCTATGTATGTTACCATACTTTTCCCTTATAATCTTTGAGATGGCATGATGAAAAGATGTAAATCTACAGTTTATAGGGCAGTGTATGGGGGCTATTACCTCTTCATACTTGGAGATATCTGGTTTCTCCCTGTGCGGTATTATTTTTAAATATTTAATTATATCGTTATATTTTTTTAGTATATCTCTATCTTTCTCTAACTTTCCGTAGATGTCCCAGATATGAATGTCTCTATATCCTAAGTTGTAGTACTCCTTTGCAACATCCAGTGCACCGTGGTTTATATCTATAAGAAGTATCATAGTAGAATACTATGGAACTTACAATATATATTATTACTGAATAACTATTTTTTAATAATTTTTAGATTATGTATTTTATCTCATTAACACCAGCCCAACCCCTTCAATAAATTTCATCTTCCAACCCTTTTTCTCTGCAACATTGTAGAAAGCCGTCTTAACAAGATTCTTCGAAAAGTTTAAGAATTTTCTTTGTCCTTAGATATTATTTTCTTTTTAATATCCTCTATAATTAGTATTTCAAAAACGTCATATTTACTTATATTTTCATATATCCCAATTTCCTTATCATTAAATCTTTCTACAGCTTTGAAGTCTTTATTGTTAAGTATAAAACTTAAAGCAAGGACTAAAAGGGACACTTCAAATTGGGAATGGATATGTATATCAAGATCTGACAAAAAATTTCCACAACTACCATCTAGATAACTCTCGTAGTTTTCTATTATCTCATTCCACATATACTCTCTTTTCAAAAGGAAAATAGTCTATTTCCTTTCCAAGTTTCAAAACTTTCTTTGAAGGTTTCAAACAGTTTTTCTACACATTCTATTTTTTTATTAAACATTTAAACCATTATCATTTAATTTTCTATTTCTTCTCTAACTGTTTTAGATATACATTATTAAATATAAAACCATATAAGAATTTTTTCTCATATAATGAAATATAATAAGAAAATGTTGGAAGAGGGTTTCATGTTAATCATGAATATAAAGTTAGAATAGATAACTTATAATAAGGAAGTTAAATCATGAATTGTTGTAGTTAAGATAATTATACTATATAACAAATTAGTACTCAAAAAAATGCTTAAAGTATCAATTTCTGGATATTAAAAAAGGGAGAAGATTTCTTAACAGAACTAGTTTATAAACTAATTAAAATTGTCAATTTTTTCTCGATCTTATAAAATATTTTTAACTATTAAGTTGGAAAGGCTATAAAAAAATAAAAAATTATAATTTAAAAAACTAAAAATGGTGATAGTGTGAAAGTATCTGTAGTAGGAACTGGCTATGTGGGGTTGATTCAAAGTGTAGGGTTGGCTGAATTTGGTTATAAGGTTGTTGGTATAGATATAGACGAAAGAAAGGTAAAACTTCTAAATAGGGGTATATCTCCCCTCTATGAAGAAGGATTGGATGAATTACTAAAGAGACATGTTGGAAAAAATCTAAAATTTACTACATCTTACGAGGAAATAAAAAATTCGGATATTATATTCCTATGTGTCGGAACTCCTCAAGATAAAGATGGAAATGCAGATTTAAGGTTTATCTACTCTGCAGTGGAATCTATAAAGAGACACCTCGATGATAGATACAGGATAATTGTTGTAAAATCTACAGTTCCAGTAGGTACAAATAGAAAAATTAAGGAAATGTTAAAAAATTACAATGTTGATATAGTTTCAAATCCAGAGTTTTTAAGGGAAGGAATTGCCCTTAGGGATTTCTTCAATCCTGATAGGATAGTCTTAGGATTTGAGGACGTGAGTAACTCCCGTCCCGTAGATATTATGAAGGAGGTATATAGGTACTTCTTAGACAAAGGAGTACCCTTTATTATCACAGATTGGGAGAGTGCAGAGTTAATAAAGTACGCTGCCAACGCCTTCCTTGCAACAAAGATATCCTTTATAAACGAGATTGCTAAGTTGACAGATGCAGTTGGTGGAGATATTAAAACTGTTAGTAGGGCGTTGGGGTTAGATGAGAGGATAGGAAATAAATTCCTAAATGCAGGTATTGGGTATGGGGGTAGTTGTTTCCCAAAGGATGTAAAGGCACTTATAAGACAGTTTGAAAGTAGGGATATTGAGTCCAAGTTAATAAAGGCTACAGAT encodes:
- the cfbE gene encoding coenzyme F430 synthase translates to MILLIDINHGALDVAKEYYNLGYRDIHIWDIYGKLEKDRDILKKYNDIIKYLKIIPHREKPDISKYEEVIAPIHCPINCRFTSFHHAISKIIREKYGNIHRKFIEITGVKGKTTTTELISHILSKEYEIFINNSNRGSITPVSVLKSIDKLYENDILDNYDLFIFEVSLGITSCRYGALINVLENYPIGRGLRDALFAKMSSMKLGERVYINREVVEEYFSKVGRRIEGNVVEIDKKDAKILSKYPLKYRYKDKIVEFNRDVFGVHYVENSLFAIEICKNFLDMEDILDRIYSFKIRSRMNIRSHNPIVIENINPGLDVRSIDYAIRDFKSIFNEGVVVIGGDFGCTCEEIDTKKLGNILSNYRNYFKFILVGPLGRELREYINGEYLENLEDIYRRSPSDNMLIIYRKSISL
- a CDS encoding med21 domain-containing protein, which gives rise to MFGRRFFRGICRHVLTPGAFSRFRYVGPCRCGSGPHAFYIDEMGRLIHAWDLFSRDVSEEDIEKYLEERIKYLKEELKILEEKLRNIKKKKEYLG
- the rgy gene encoding reverse gyrase, with protein sequence MIPIIYKEMCPNCFGEIYSSRLELGVCERCLEEEGEYSKLDLCRKLRNNKNLDKLKDYCRIWNEFKEFEKFCKNLGYELLSIQKMWAKRVLKNKSFSIVAPTGVGKSFFGVLMSLYLASKGKRCYIILPTTLLVKQTYERAVSLMGDRVGVVCYHSELSEREKREVKERIEGGDFQVLITTSNYLTRNMPSTTFDFIFVDDVDALLKSSKNIDRTLLLLGFNKELIDEAYRIILLMKRKNFDKGLELRENLKKKIENIKHGCIVIASATGKSYGDRVKLYRELLDFEVGYGINKLRDVVDIYDEIDRDKVLEYVKTLGSGGLIFISQDYSLEIAEEIENLLKENNIKAKVIHSKDKEGFEDFKEGKLDVLIGMASYYGVLVRGLDIPERVRYAIFYGIPKMKFKLREYLEKVRESKKIEVDIEGRSLEEIEEILEKDLKLKNFSLRVEGDEIYLLIPDIKTYIQASGRTSRMTEFGLTKGASILLVDDWKLFESVKKYMLFNYESEFKDVKEVNFEELIRKIDEDREKIKVGKRRGKVPDIMKSILMVVESPNKARTIASFFGRPSRRKINGVNIYEVCMGDINLIITASGGHIFDLVTKEGYYGVKIEDNIYIPIYMAIRKINGEQITDQKDIEEIIRGLMEKGEKINVINCKENIETIREIADEVDGVFIATDIDTEGEKIGYDIALNILPFNKNIYRIGFNEITRRAILRSVDAYRRGEELKLDENKVRSQLVRRIEDRWIGFKLSQKLWDVFNKNYLSAGRVQTPVLGWIIERYEEHKKKVPYLSLRLEYDIYVGKVWEGEFRGDEVEVEVDLYKKDIPPLPPFTTDTLLEEATKKFYLSTEEVMRIAQDLFELGLTTYHRTSSTRVSLDGMRVAREYLKLSNLEDYLKNREFYMEGPHECIRPTKPMDTGELIEFIKENNITLSKNHIKVYDLIFRRFIASQMKETTVLYQELYIKDIDEKIEGYVDVEFDGWSRIYNLKLRKLPKIEKDKLKVLEYSIRKVNKVPLYDEGEVVKLMKERGIGRPSTYAQIIKKLLDRGYVIKSKNKGKLIPTKLGIEVYNYLITHYPQLISEEKTRELEEVMDKIERGEMDYIEVLHSLKSVCDRI
- a CDS encoding UDP-glucose/GDP-mannose dehydrogenase family protein, with the protein product MKVSVVGTGYVGLIQSVGLAEFGYKVVGIDIDERKVKLLNRGISPLYEEGLDELLKRHVGKNLKFTTSYEEIKNSDIIFLCVGTPQDKDGNADLRFIYSAVESIKRHLDDRYRIIVVKSTVPVGTNRKIKEMLKNYNVDIVSNPEFLREGIALRDFFNPDRIVLGFEDVSNSRPVDIMKEVYRYFLDKGVPFIITDWESAELIKYAANAFLATKISFINEIAKLTDAVGGDIKTVSRALGLDERIGNKFLNAGIGYGGSCFPKDVKALIRQFESRDIESKLIKATDEVNEEQIYWFLNKIKRYYGDLNGKTFGILGLAFKPNTDDLRESRGIKLIDLLLREGSIVKCYDYVEKARENTIERYRLNTSGAYYGYNLYVLDDLYETVKDVDGIIITTEYPQLREEDWSKIGDLVREKVVFDGRNILDKERIKELGFKYFGVGRN
- a CDS encoding 7-cyano-7-deazaguanine synthase, whose product is MGNILFSEWTRSYRKLNDLNQLKEDIINNFQEWGVIDKKIVCMLSGGKDSATALALAKDLGLNISLAIHFTHRWSWQLSKEEAKRIADRFDVPIMFYDITKDLKKRTKGAKGRSICRICKNIMKSRTIKIAKEEGAEVIMTGDTSVEKISGPIMQYLKEKYGEVRFEKMELTPVPKKYNFLFFRPLIRCGYEDILKLVEYYNIDVRRVYEAGDRWGFWREGCPLQYCDNEALITEELLDKLYIYNERITKVAREDGRFRASIRLPSKEIIVVPVKDDVDDREKEEFIKKLGEILEKL
- the truD gene encoding tRNA pseudouridine(13) synthase TruD encodes the protein MKIRQLPEDFIVEEILDENALDEGDAFNLYLLKKINMENLRTLSYISKKFKIPLKEIGYCGLKDRHAITIQHITIPAKYGVLSLREKNLELKYLRKVGNSLKLGQLAGNKFKITIRYLKKEYLPDIGENLKKLHLGVPNYYDTQRFGSVYRSGEFIAKEYMMGNYEEALKIILTRYKKSENKLIKDLKRYIRSHWGDWRSIIRYMEDRGIRDRMFHNIIRYLEGGGEEERFKEAFKYVDIRLKKLFVSAYQSYLWNESVKSLLKKYIPKEDRTYMDYNCGTFLFYKDIEEDVLNTLKDETFPTITHDLDTKDVKEEYWKIIEDILKKEGLRIEDFNRLLDLSKPSYTERRILSIPEEIRYGEFLEDELNKGRYKITVEFQLKKGCYATMIVKRITSI